The Erpetoichthys calabaricus chromosome 6, fErpCal1.3, whole genome shotgun sequence genome includes the window TTGAGTCATTTACATCTGGTCTCAGCCAACACCCTACTTTTCCCAGATATTGAAAGCATGGGAGTATGAAGGTTGCTCAAGGTCAAATTTCCACTAACTGCATACCCTCGCTTGCTAGTCCAGGGAGATGCCATACTACTTCAACACCTTGGCTTTAAGGTGATTGTAATCAGCGGCAGCCTGCTCATCAAGGTCATAGTAGGTCCTCTGTGTCTCACCCTTCAGAAAAGGCGGCAGTGCGTTTGCCCACTTTGCTCGCTTCCAGCGATTTTGGGTTGCAGTGCactcaaaaataagaaaataggtCTCAATATCAGAtagagatactgtagatagatagatagatagatagatagatagatagatagatagatagatagatagatagatagatagatagatagatagatagatagatagatagatagatagatagatagatagatagatagatagatagatagatagatagatagatagatagatagatagatagatagatagatactttattaaacccaaggggaaattcacatactccagcattgTTCTTGTGTAGTGGTAAAAATACCTGGTGCGGACCTCTTAACTGGTCTTGGCAGAGAACCACACATGCCTGGTTCCACAACTCACTTTCGGTTCTTCTACATGAACTGGATCTCAGCGGCCATCGTGGTGATTGACAGAATTTAGGCCTTGCTGTTCCATCATATCTTCAGCAAAATCATGCCAACTGTAATAAGGaatacaaaaacacagaaaaaggtttgggtgtaccaccttggtaaccccatgctAAAACCATATACTTGAAGTTTTGGCAAGCAAAGAAAAACACGCCTTTACAGAAACAAGTTCAGTGCACATCTGAGGAGCGGAAGGTGAGAACTGGTTTTTATGGTGTGTTGACAGGAAGGAGTGGGTCCAGAAGGTCAAAAACCGGAAATGACATTATTGTTGGTAGTGTTGTCAGAAATAGAGGGAAAGGATTAGAGAACAGTGCCAACCATGGTTTACTCAATCtcataagctgtctcccatgtgcatgcaCGTGACAATACATATAAAGCCATGGACAGTATGACATTTTGTCACAGGGTTTATGCAGTTATGCAAGGCCATTACAGAGAACCACATCACCCTATCATGTAGAAGGAAACCAATACATGTAGATAACTTTCTCACATTTAAGATCCCACTAAGCTCTGGCTTTCTCATACACTTTCTATCCCGTACCTTTTTCTTTTCCCTAGACTCTTTCTTCCAAATAATGGACATTTTCCTCATCTTTCTATTTGCCACTAAATTCCCTCATTGGATCACTTCTAGGATCAGGAGCAGTCCTACTCCTACACCAGGTTTGAACTTTTTTAGTAACTGCTGTTGTCCTTCAACACAAGTGTAACAGTTGCCAGATCTTTCAAAGGTTTCAACATTGATCTCTAGTATTAAAGGGACAACACAGTTCTATACAAGTGAATTTGATGGTTGGGTGTCATTTTCATCTTTCTCTTGAACATCACTATGTCTTACAAAAAGGGTCTCAATCTCTTGCCCTCTTTGGACACACTCGCTTTCAATAAGGAAGGTCTAGTGCTGTTGGTTTCTTCTTAGTTGCTCACCTTCAAGATTCCAGGGAGAGCACAACAACTCCCTCCAAAAACACCATAAGAATGTGCAAAATATCTCTttcaaaatgactttatttttccAAGACAGTGTATATACTTTTGTTCACTATTTCATCAGCACAGAGGAAATGCCCATTTTGTtggtaaattttattttgaacaatgctATAGCAGAATACAATAAGCACTCAACTGTGTACAAGCACTTTTTAAGAAAATACAAATTACAGACTGTCATACATGATATGTCATACATATGACATACATACATGGGTTCTACTTTTGCCAGTTTTAtgaaatatgatatttatatttaagaaattcCCATGtcagtttttctaaaatgttttgttttacattttccttacattaaaatattaaaagatttgATCTACTGTACTTCAGTGTTCAAAGGTTTACATAAAGTATTTGGGTTGAggtttttacattaaagaaatttaagttaaaatattcagttgtacccctcctttaaccgccaccttatcgtggtggaggggtttgcgtgtcccaatgatcctaggagctctgttgtccagggctttatgtccctggtagggccacccaaggcaaactggtcctagatgaggtatgagacaaagagcggttaaacaaaccttctatgatgaatgaaaactttggacggcgttttccctctcccggacgcgggtcaccgggcccccctctggagccaggcctggaggtggggctcgatggcaagcgcctggtggccaggcttgcacccatggggctcgacctggcacagcccgaagaggcaacgtgggtcccccttcccataggctcaccacctatgggaagggccaaggaggtcgggtgcagtgtgagttgggtggtggccgaaggcggggaccttagcggtccgatcctcggctacagaagctggctcttggaacgtggaatgtcacctccctgaaggggaaggagcctgagctagtgcgcgaggtcgagaggttccggctagatatagtcagactcacctcgacgggcagcttggactctggaaccaatctccttcagaggggctggactctctaccactctggagtttccCCCAGTGAGAGGcactgagcgggtgtgggtatacttatacctccgacttggagcctgttcattggggtttaccccggtggacgagagggtagcctccctccgccttcgggtgggggacgggtcctaactgatgtttgtgcgtatgcgctgaacagcagtttggaatacccaccctttttggagtccctgaagggggtgctagagggcatacattctggagactccctcgtactgctgggagacttcaatgctcacgtgggcaatgacagtgagacctggaagggcgtgattgggaggaatggcccccccgatctgaacccgagcgttgttttgttattggacttctgtgctcgtcacggattgtccataacaaacaccatgttcaagcataggggtgttcatatgtgcacttggcaccaggacaccctaggcctcagttcaatgatcgactttgtggtcatgtcgtcggacttgcggccacatgtcttggacattcgggtgaagagaggagcggagctgtcaactaatcaccacctggtggtgagttggcttcgatggtgggggaggatgccggtcaggcctggtaggcccaaacgtgttgtgagggtctgctgggaacgtctggtagagccccctgtcagaagtagcttcaactcccacctccggcagaacttcgaccacatcccaagggaggtgggggacattgagtccgaatcggccatgttccgtgcctctattgttgaggcggctgactggagctgtggttGTAAGgtgtgcctgtcgtggcggcaatccccgaaccagttggtggacaccggcggtgagggatgctgtcaagctgaagaaggagtcctacaggacccttttgtcctgtgggattctgaaggcagctgataggtaccggcaggccacgCGGAATGCGGCTTTAGTGGTTGCTGAGgaaaaaactcgggcgtgggaggagtttggggaggccatggagaacgagtttcggacggcttcgaggagaatctggtccaccgtccggcgtctcaggaggggcaagcagtgcagtgtcaacactgtatatggtggggatggtgcactactgatctcgacttgggacgttgtgggtcggtggggggagtacttcgaagacctcctcaatcccactaacatgccttccaatgtggaagcagagcctggggactcggaggtgggctcccccatctctgggactgaggtcagggccccaggggtggatgagatacgcccggagttcctcaaggctctggatgttgtagggctgtcttggatgacacgtctctgcaacatcgtatggacatcagggacagtgcctctggattggcagagcggggtggtggtccccctctttaagaccggagggtgtgttccaactacagagggatcacactcctcagcctccctggaaaagtctgttcgggggttctggagaggagggtctgtcggatagtcgaacctcggattctggtggaacagtgtggttttcatccttatcgcggaacagtggaccagctaggaagtctgggcatctctgctcaagctgctgcccccgcgacccaacctcggataagcggaagagaatggatggatggatggatattcagttGTATGTACAATTGTCTATCTATAAAAGGGATATTCAAAGTATTGTAGCTGTTTACAACAACTTTCAACTGGCGAAGTGATATAAGTGCATAAACTGCATGTGAttcaacacaaaaataatttactataaaaagcaataaataaactgaaacattctcGTTCTATCACTTCTGAAAAAGCTTGGAGTATGAAAAGCAACAGAAAATGAGTACAACTTAGTTTAATGACTTTTTTGATTCTAGATTTGTTGTTTATCTAAAAAAATCATTAAGGCCAAGTTTGCAAGCGGAAAGAAATGTTagatacaaagcaaaaaaaataataaaaatcaaccaATATTGAATTTAACTGATATACTTTATGATTAACAGTATCAGTGTGTGCTAGGAAGCAAGCCTTTTAAGATTTTCTTGAAGTCTGCAAAGATTCAGCTATTTCATTATAAAAGAAAGGAACATAGGCTTTTAAGCTCTATTGTGCTTTGGGGATGAAAAGATCTAGAGCACTGATAGAACTGCTTTATCTTCCTTTTGTAAAGCACTGTTTATTAAGTTCTTAAACTTGGATATTGAAATATATCCCTTTCCAATTAGGGAAGAGATATGCATTTAATAATTAAACCATTGTGAAAATCTCTTGAAAATAATATGTTTTACATAAGGTTATCTgtataatgaaatgaaatgtaaattctAAAACATCATGGCTTCCTTTAAATTAATGTCCTTTCCAcaaaaattttcttttaaagcaTTGGAATAGAAGCAGACTAGTCATAACAATGAAACATAGGGAAGTATAGCACTGTTGACAGTTCCTGTACCACTCCTGGTAAATTCATAGTCAGCCCATTTCCTCTCATTCTTTGGCTGCTCTGGGAAACTCTTATATCCTTCCTGCAGCTCAATTCCTTACTGCTTCAATTCTAAGAAGTCATCCTTATGGGTATTTAGAAAAGATGTGCCTTTGGAATAAACCattgtcttttgtttgttttataatggCATTTGCACAAGTGACTTTTTCTTCCTTTATGAATTTAAAGTagacatccttgtctagtataagaaaaagatcaaatataaaTGGGTGTACATTATATGTATGACATATGTTGCTTTACTTGCATAtgcatatataatattataatttttatatatttaatatgaatATCTTATTCCTTTATCATTTAATACTACTTTCTTTCTTGCAACACCAGATACTCATTTAAAGATAATGCTCTTATACATATATAATCTTATACATCATAAGAATAATGTAGAACTTTTATTATCATATAATCTTTGCTTGATACAGAGAatcactgtataatatatattggtTTCTCTTTTCAAAGACATTTCACATTTAGTGCAAATTAATCTATACAAGCATAGCAGAAATTATTTCTGTTCATATATATAAGTTAAAGAgtgaatataatgcattttaaatgctatttaaataaatacaaatataaacacacatCAAAGGCTCTTCTCAAATGTAAGGCAATGCAGCACATTATCCAgccattttcagaatttgcattaTCCAGTATAACATCGAAGAGCTGAATTTTCTCACAGCAATATCAAGCACACAGCAGGAATTAGTCTATCTTTGAGCAAACCAATCCATAATCACTTATACTTGgcaaatttaaagtcaccaattaacttaaaatGTCATTGGGATGTGAGAGGTAACTGGCGTACAGTATATGGAGAAAATATATGAGTAAAATCTTAATATGTACACTCCATACATAAACTGAACCCAGGACAATGAAGAGGTGAACAGCAAGCAACATTAGCCACAATAGtgtttgaaaaaatattaattaaatcctATCAAGCAGACTAAGGTTAATCAAAATGTAGGGTCACACAATCGATGCACTGATGTTTAATGCTTACAAATTAGTTTACACAACTTGGCTGTATTTTCAtaaattttccaaaataatattgtGTATTAATGAAAAGTAGAAACATCCATCAAACTTATGGATAAAATAAATCCCATGTAAGAGAGCAATTTGATAACAGGCAATTCAGAACCATCATTTTCTATTATCATATGTTAACCAAAATTTAAGGTTTCTGGATTTTGGGTTTGTACTAAGCTTTTAAACAGGAAGTTTCCTGAATggaatttacatatttttcattttaaaataatttctttaaatatatttttaatcattgaGCTTTTTGTCTCATGTttggaaataaaattaatgatacaCTGTCTCTCCATAGTTAAAGAGATCAGAAATTGTATTGaagatattattaatattattattaaccaaACATAATCAAACCATTTCAAATACAATATTAAAGGACAGTTATtgagaaataatgtatttttctaaACAATGAATTACTGTATAACCAGCTATCTAAGAACGCCATGAATATAACAGAAAACATTATagataaaaacaagaaatatataTACATCATAATAGTGACAAATCAAATTGAATGTGCTCCAGctatgatatataaaaaaaatgaaaaaaaacttcataaggagaaaaaaatgcaaattattattatatcccTTTGTCTTAAGTATTCCCCAATTAAAATACTTAAAACATTCTGTTGTCAATAACATAATCTCTTACAattgtattattcattttaagCCTGAGATAAAAGCATAGATAAAGCATAAAACTACAGTATAATGACTGTACTGCAAACTTAATCCAATGCCTAGTCCATAGCAACTCATTAGTCATGAAGACAGCAATCATGAGATGTGCATCCATTAGCATAAGAAGAAAATTAATGTAAGAAAAGATTAACTGTTGccttctcagaaaaaaaaaatttaaaaaaagatgtatATTTACATGTCTTGacatttttaaagtcagtttcttCGAGGTTAAAAAAAGCACTCTATCCAAACtgtattttttgaaaagtctGAATCCActaatattaaacattttgaaattctaatGAACTGATCCTTTTATTGATGAAAGAGTTATGTAAGTTTTACTTCAGTCTTAAAAGtctctattacaaaaaaatgtcatttcgCTTGCTGCACCAGACAACAAGGGCTATCATTAAAATTGTCAGAATTACAGGAATTAAAATAAGAATGGCAAGCGTGTCATCTGGAGGATCTTCCCAAATCACTTGGTCCAAAGAACAGTTTGAGAAATAGTGTTTGTGAATGTCAATTATGTAGCTTTGCACAAGGGGGTTAGGCCAGAAACATCCTTCACTAACAGTGAAATTTTCAGTGCATGTAGAAAAATGATGGTATTCCCTGCAAAAAAGTAAAAGGAGATGTATTACATTcatatacataataaaaaaatcaacttcCTTCATGCAGCATTTTACAGAAGAATGTTTAAATgcagttgatttaaaatttttatccttaagatattttttgtttatctataaatataaaacataattatactgtatatgtactgtactttttTGATCTCAATTCAATTATAATCACctctattttttctttatattgtaaATTTCATATGGCCAAGTTTACAGAGCTGTACAAATACAATATGGTTAAACATCCatttgataaaaaacaaaatataattaaggtTTTATCTACCTTGAATATACAAATAATGACAGGCATTATGTTCTTCAGACTCATTGTTTCAACAAAAATGCATTAAGtgttcaaagtattttttttaacatcactGAGTTAAATATcccttattttaaataaatatgggcATCAaatatgttaattgttttttcagatattcatttaagCTTTAaacttcatttctttttcagcCACTAATTCCACACAAATTTTCTTCAtttggggcagcacagtggtagtggaacTCGGGTAAGGAGACCcagattcacttcccgggtcctccctgcgtggagtttgcatgttctcccatgtgtctgcgtgggtttcctccaggtgctctggtttcctcccacagtccaaagacatgcaggttaagtggactggcgattctaaattggccctagtgtgtgcttggtgtgtaggtgtgtgtgtcctgcagtgggttggtgccctgcccgggattgattcctgccttgcgccctgtgttggctgggattggctcaagcagaccctcgtgaccctgtgttcggattcagtgggttggaaaatagatggatggatggatgtatgcttTTCATTTGTCTCCAACACCCCAATCTAAAGCCTAGACTGCAGTTTTTATGTACTTGTCTCCCAGGCTGGAAAACCCTGTCATTTCAAATCAAATACATTTCTCACTTAGAATGTTTTTccatatactttatttttaaaatgtctgtaaTGCATTGAAAAGGGTTTTTGTATacagtttactttctttgttatcTCCTGTAAAAGACTATTGTGAtgcatttgtaagtacagtagaTAAGTGAATATAATTGCCGCCCCCACCCCTGTAGCATCATTGCTAATCATCAGCATTTGGATACAtttaagggagaaaaaaatgaaaaatataaacaaataaaaaatgacaaagaaacataaaagaatacaatatttattaatttcttagaAATGTTTATGGGTAGGATAATTTGTAAATCAGATTGATAAAAAGAGAGAATAATACACTGACTGTGAAACTGGTTGAAACTAATTgaattgaaaacctgcagctgtcGGGAtcacccaggactgaacttgaaaaccagTACATTAAGCCATTTAACATTTCATTCACTTTCTAAATAAGCTTTTTTTATATAGTTGCAGAAAGATGAAGCCCATTCTCTGTAGCCCAGTTTGCAAGGCATTAACCAATCCTGAAGAAAAGGTCAGGCCTTTGCTGTGCACatcaataaatactttcacacaAAGTGAAACTGAGACAATTTAAAGTCACAGACTAAACTGATTGTTTAGACTGCATTtggaaaccagaaaaacaaaaaatgagcacCAAAGTAAGGAGAACATACCAACT containing:
- the LOC114653535 gene encoding receptor activity-modifying protein 3-like isoform X3 is translated as MDSTHIILIVMDKNASFILKLVLVSICAGASNTGRSLKTIRCNETSLLLGMQLCGEYFKDQMKPIDQKNWCNLSYFIWEYHHFSTCTENFTVSEGCFWPNPLVQSYIIDIHKHYFSNCSLDQVIWEDPPDDTLAILILIPVILTILMIALVVWCSKRNDIFL
- the LOC114653535 gene encoding receptor activity-modifying protein 3-like isoform X4 produces the protein MDSTHIILIVMDKNASFILKLVLVSICGASNTGRSLKTIRCNETSLLLGMQLCGEYFKDQMKPIDQKNWCNLSYFIWEYHHFSTCTENFTVSEGCFWPNPLVQSYIIDIHKHYFSNCSLDQVIWEDPPDDTLAILILIPVILTILMIALVVWCSKRNDIFL